In one window of Pristiophorus japonicus isolate sPriJap1 chromosome 9, sPriJap1.hap1, whole genome shotgun sequence DNA:
- the LOC139273288 gene encoding heterogeneous nuclear ribonucleoprotein Q isoform X1, with the protein MSTEAMATEHMNGNGTEEPMDTSTAVVRSEHYQTLLSAGLPQKVADKLDEIYVAGLVSHSDLDERAIDALREFNEEGALSVLQQFKESDLSHVQNKSAFLCGVMKTYRQREKQGSKVTDANKGPDESKIKALLERTGYTLDVTTGQRKYGGPPPDTVHSGPQPNIGTEIFVGKIPRDLFEDELVPLFEKAGPIWDLRLMMDPLTGLNRGYAFVTFCSKDAAQEAVKLCDNHEIRPGKHIGVCISVANNRLFVGSIPKSKTKEQIMEEFGKVTEGLTDVILYHQPDDKKKNRGFCFLEFEDHKSAAQARRRLMSGKVKVWGNVVTVEWADPIEDPDPEVMSKVKVLFVRNLASTVTEELLEKTFSHFGKLERVKKLKDYAFIHFDERDGAVKAMNEMNGKDLEGENIEIVLAKPPDKKKKERQAQRQAARSQLYEDYYYYPPPRMPPPARGRGRGARGGYSYPLDYYSYEDYYDYYGYDYHDYRGGYEDPYYGYDDYQTTARGRGGRSGRGAPLARGRGVPQPRGRSGFTPRGQMAGRGARGARGGPQAQQRGRGVRGVRGGRGGNVGGKRKADGYNQPDSKRRQTNNQNWGSQPIAQQPLQGGDYSGNYGYKSENNQEFYQDTYGQQWK; encoded by the exons ATGTCCACTGAAGCAATGGCGACCGAGCATATGAATGGGAATGGGACGGAAGAGCCGATGGACACGTCCACTGCCGTCGTTCGATCCGAGCACTACCAGACTTTACTAAGCGCCGGTTTACCGCAAAAAGTCGCAGACAAACTAGATGAAATTTATGTAGCAG GTTTGGTTTCTCATAGTGATTTAGACGAGAGAGCAATTGATGCCTTGAGGGAGTTCAATGAAGAAGGTGCATTGTCAGTACTACAACAGTTTAAGGAAAGTGATCTTTCCCATGTTCAG AATAAAAGTGCCTTTCTATGTGGAGTAATGAAGACTTACAGACAGAGGGAAAAGCAAGGATCTAAAGTAACAGATGCTAATAAAGGTCCAGATGAGTCAAAAATTAAG GCCCTCTTAGAGAGAACAGGATATACACTTGATGTCACTACAGGACAAAGGAAATATGGTGGTCCTCCGCCAGACACGGTACATTCAGGTCCTCAACCTAACATTGGTACTGAG ATATTTGTAGGCAAAATACCAAGGGATCTCTTTGAAGATGAACTTGTCCCCCTGTTTGAAAAAGCTGGGCCAATTTGGGATTTACGCCTGATGATGGATCCTCTGACTGGTTTAAATCGAGGGTATGCTTTCGTCACCTTTTGCTCCAAAGATGCAGCACAGGAAGCAGTCAAATTG TGTGATAACCATGAAATTCGGCCTGGTAAACACATTGGTGTTTGTATTTCTGTGGCGAACAACAGACTTTTCGTTGGATCCATTCCAAAAAGCAAGACAAAGGAACAGATTATGGAAGAATTTGGTAAAGTTACAG AGGGACTCACAGATGTGATACTGTACCACCAACCAGATGACAAGAAGAAGAATAGAGGTTTCTGTTTCTTGGAGTTTGAGGATCATAAATCAGCTGCCCAGGCCAGACGCAGGCTTATGAGTGGAAAAGTGAAGGTGTGGGGCAATGTTGTAACAGTGGAATGGGCAGATCCTATCGAAGATCCAGACCCAGAGGTCATGTCAAAG GTAAAGGTGTTGTTTGTGCGTAACCTGGCCAGTACAGTAACGGAAGAATTACTAGAAAAGACCTTCAGCCACTTTGGCAAGCTGGAGCGGGTGAAGAAGCTGAAAGATTATGCTTTCATTCACTTTGATGAAAGAGATGGTGCTGTAAAG GCTATGAATGAAATGAATGGGAAAGATCTAGAAGGTGAAAATATTGAAATTGTTCTTGCTAAGCCACCAGACAAGAAGAAAAAGGAACGACAGGCTCAGAGGCAAGCTGCTAGATCGCAGCT GTATGAGGATTATTACTACTACCCTCCTCCCCGCATGCCCCCTCCAGCACGAGGCAGAGGTCGTGGAGCCAGAGGAGGTTACAGTTATCCTCTTGATTACTATAGTTATGAAGATTACTATGATTACTATGGCTATGATTATCATGATTATCGTGGAGGATATGAAGATCCGTACTATGGCTATGACGATTATCAGACAACGGCCAGAGGAAGAGGTGGCAGAAGTGGAAGAGGTGCCCCTCTGGCCCGAGGTCGCGGAGTTCCGCAACCGCGTGGAAGATCTGGATTCACCCCGCGTGGCCAAATGGCAGGGAGAGGTGCTCGTGGTGCAAGAGGGGGTCCCCAGGCGCAGCAGAGAGGCCGCGGGGTACGTGGTGTGAGGGGTGGCCGCGGTGGAAATGTAGGAGGCAAACGAAAAGCTGATGGGTACAACCAGCCAGATTCGAAGCGGCGCCAGACCAATAATCAGAACTGGGGCTCCCAACCTATTGCTCAGCAACCGCTCCAAGGTGGTGATTATTCTGGTAACTATGGTTACAAATCTGAGAACAACCAGGAGTTTTATCAGGATACTTATGGGCAACAGTGGAAATAG